From Saccopteryx leptura isolate mSacLep1 chromosome 3, mSacLep1_pri_phased_curated, whole genome shotgun sequence, one genomic window encodes:
- the SPSB1 gene encoding SPRY domain-containing SOCS box protein 1, with amino-acid sequence MGQKVTGGIKTVDMRDPTYRPLKQELQGLDYCKPTRLDLLLDMPPVSYDVQLLHSWNNNDRSLNVFVKEDDKLIFHRHPVAQSTDAIRGKVGYTRGLHVWQITWAMRQRGTHAVVGVATADAPLHSVGYTTLVGNNHESWGWDLGRNRLYHDGKNQPSKTYPAFLEPDETFIVPDSFLVALDMDDGTLSFIVDGQYMGVAFRGLKGKKLYPVVSAVWGHCEIRMRYLNGLDPEPLPLMDLCRRSVRLALGKERLGEIHALPLPASLKAYLLYQ; translated from the exons ATGGGTCAGAAGGTCACGGGAGGGATCAAGACTGTGGACATGCGGGACCCCACGTACCGGCCCTTGAAGCAGGAGCTCCAGGGCCTGGACTACTGCAAGCCCACCCGCCTGGACCTGCTGCTGGACATGCCCCCCGTGTCCTACGATGTGCAGCTGCTCCACTCGTGGAACAATAATGACCGCTCGCTCAACGTCTTTGTGAAGGAGGACGACAAGCTCATCTTTCACCGGCATCCGGTGGCCCAGAGCACGGACGCCATCAGGGGCAAAGTCGGGTACACGCGGGGGCTGCACGTGTGGCAGATCACGTGGGCCATGAGGCAGCGGGGCACGCACGCTGTGGTGGGGGTGGCGACAGCCGACGCCCCCCTGCACTCCGTCGGGTATACGACCCTCGTGGGGAACAACCATGAGTCCTGGGGCTGGGACTTGGGGCGCAACAGGCTCTACCATGATGGCAAAAACCAGCCCAGCAAAACCTACCCGGCCTTTCTGGAGCCGGATGAGACGTTCATTGTTCCTGACTCATTCCTGGTGGCCCTGGACATGGACGACGGGACCCTGAGCTTCATTGTGGACGGACAGTACATGGGCGTGGCTTTTCGGGGACTCAAGGGCAAAAAACTGTATCCCGTTGTGAGTGCCGTCTGGGGCCACTGTGAGATCCGCATGCGCTACTTGAATGGACTTGACC CTGAGCCTCTGCCGCTCATGGACCTGTGCCGCCGCTCTGTGCGCCTGGCCCTGGGGAAGGAGCGTCTGGGCGAGATCCACGCGCTGCCGCTGCCCGCCTCCCTCAAGGCCTACCTCCTCTACCAGTGA